A stretch of DNA from Thermanaerosceptrum fracticalcis:
TAAAGCCTTCTCCATAACTACCCGGGTCCCTGAACCTTTTTCTCTAAGAATAAAGGGATAATTAACAAAGTCCGATACAGAAACCTCTTCTTTTTTTGATAGAGGATGTCCCGGAGGAATTACTAAAACTAATTCATCATCAATAAATTTTTCCTTAACAATTTCCTTGCCATGTACAGGTCCTTCTACAAAACCTATATCTAATTCTCCCTCTAAAAGTCTATGTTCTATATCTTCTGTGTTGTGAATTTCTAAACTTAATTCTACATCAGAATGTTTTTTCTTAAAGGAACCAACAATAATTGGAAGTACCCATTCGCCTATGGTGGTGCTGGCACCAATGATGAGTTTGCCCCGGATCTTTCCTGTAAGCTCCTGCATTTCTCTCTCCAACTGGGCCTGAAGAATACTCATTTCATTAGCGTACTTTAACAAAAGTTCACCAGCAGCCGTCAGGTTGATAGTCCGGTTCACCCTGTCAAAAAGCCTGGTCCCATAGTATTCCTCCAGCATCTGGATTTGAAAACTGACAGCAGGCTGGGTTAAAAAAAGTGCTTTGGCTGCCTTGGAAAAGCTCTTTTTTTCCACCACAGTTAAAAATACTTTAATGCCATTATCAAGCATTTTACACCAACACTCCCCTTCATCTACCTATTCGGGATTTTCCATAATGACGACCTCATCTTCTCCATCGATCTCCGTCAGTTTGACATGGATAAGTTCCCGGCGGGACGTCGGTACATTCTTTCCAACAAAATCGGCCCGAATAGGAAGTTCACGATGCCCCCTGTCGATCAGGACTGCTAACTGGATATATTGAGGCCGGCCCAAATCGACAATAGCATCCATGGCTGCTCGCACAGTACGTCCCGTATATAAGACATCGTCTACTAAAACTAGTCTTTTTCCAACAATATCCCAGGGTATTTCTGTTCCGTGTACCACGGGTTGATCACCTAAAGCGGTAAGATCATCGCGGTACAAGGTGATATCCAGTTTGCCTACCCGCACCTTTGTTCCTTCAATATCTTGTATTAACTGAGCTAAACGCTCAGCTAAGGGAACCCCGCGGCGACGTATACCTACCAGGATCAGGTCCTCTACTCCCTTATTTTTTTCCAGTATTTCATGGGCAATCCGGGTTAAAGAACGTCGCATACCGTTGGCATCCAGGATTTTAGCCTTTTCTATCATGGCCATAGGTACTCCTCCTTTCAGGTAGTTTCAATACTACTGCGTAATTCCTGTAGAATATCTGCAAACTCCTTGGGAACATCAACAGAAAACTCCAGCCATTTACCACTGCGGGGATGATGAAATCCCAAGGTTTTGGCGTGGAGAGCCTGTCCCTTAAATCCTAAATGGGCTTTCCGCGGCCCATATTTTGGATCCCCCACTACAGGATGACCCAGGTAAGCCATGTGAACTCTTATCTGATGAGTCCTCCCCGTTTTCAACTGACATTCCACCAGCGTATATGCCCTGAAACGTTCCAGGACAAGGTATTTGGTGATGGCTTCTTTACTATTCTTTAGTACCACAGCCATCTTCTGCCGGTCTTTGGGGTCCCGGCCAATAGGAGCATCAACAATACCGCCGGGTTCAGAGATAACCCCGTGAACCAAAGCGATATATTCTCTTTTTACTGTATGTTCTTTTATTTGTTTGGCGAGACTGATATGAGCCTTATCGTTTTTGGCCACTACCAAAAGACCTGAGGTATCCTTGTCTATTCTATGAACTATCCCCGGCCGCAAGACCCCGTTAATCCCGGAGAGGTCCCGGCAATGAAAAAGAAGGGCATTTACCAGTGTTCCCCGGTAATTGCCATTAGCGGGATGCACTACCATACCCTGTGGTTTATTAATTATGATGACATCCTGGTCTTCATAGACAACATCCAGGGGAATAGGTTCCGCCTCTACCTTTAAAGGCTCGGGAGCGGGGAGCAGGGCCCTGATAAGGTTCCCGATTCTCAATTTATAATTACTTTTTTGACGGATATCATTAACGGTGATATTTCCTTCTTCAATTAACTTTTGTACCTGGGAACGACTGATTTCCGGAATTTTTTCCGTTAAAAATACATCCAGGCGTGTTCCCTGCTGCTCGGGGTTAACGGTAAACTTAAATTCCTGCATAACCTCTCCTAAATTTTATCAGATTTCAGCACATGGTAAGCCAACAGTATCATACCCACAACAATGGCCGAATCCGCCATATTAAATACGAAAGGCCAGATTCCGCGAAAGTCAATGAAATCAACAACCAGCCCCGTTTGCATACGATCGATAAGGTTACCGATTGCTCCTCCCGCTACCAGACCCAGGGTAAGAGCTAAAAAGAGGCTTTTTTTTCCTTCTGTATAAGCCAGGTAGAAAAGGGCCGCTAAAATAAGAATGGTAATAACAATAAAAAACCAGGTTTTCTCAGCCAATATACCAAAAGCTGCCCCGGGGTTTTTTACATAAGTGATGTGGAGAAAGTTAGGAATTAGCGGGATGGTTTGTCCCAGCAGCATTTGCGTGGTCACCAGATACTTGGTAAACCTATCGATGACTAGTGTTAAAACTAATGTTGTCCAAAAATACATTGTCCACTCCATAAATATTCCTTATTATAATTTATTTACTATATTATATTAACACAATTAGCCAACAAGGCGCAATCAACCGCATCTTCCTATACCGGATACTCAGAGTATTAATTAAAAAGCAGCCGGTCTTAACCTGCTGCTATTCTACAACATATACTGTCTCTGCCAAAGAGCGCCTGGAGGGTTGATTTGGTTCCATTTCGCCATAACCCAAAGCAATAATCGCTACTGGCCGCAGCTCTCCCTGTATCTCCAGTATTTTTTTCACCACTTCTTCCTGAAAAGCACCGATCCAGAGACTCCCCACACCAAAAGCAGTGGCTGCCAGGAGCATATTCTGGACAGCCGCGGCAGTATCCTGCAGGCAGTATAACTTCTCTCCCCGCTCTCCGTAGCGTGACCGGGCTATAGAAGTATCTGCACAGACTACTACGATGAGGGGTGCCTCCGCTAAAACCTTTTGATCCAGGGCAGCCTTCATAATTTCTTCTTTTTTACTCTGACTATAGACAGCGTAAAATTTCCATGGTTGCAAATTTCCTGCCGAAGGTGCCCACAGCGCTGCTTCTAAGATCCGGCTTACTGTGGCTGGGGGCAGGGGTTCAGGTTTAAACTTGCGGATACTCCGTCTATCCCTGATAGCATCCATTACATCTTTAGTCATGTTGGTACCTCCCTAACTAAATATTAAGGTTTAGTCTGCATATGTTCATTGACCATTTCTACAATTTCCGCAATAAAGTTACCGATAAGCGGCAGGTTTAACAATACTATTTTTTGGAGCAAGTAAAGAACTACTGCACCTAAAATGGTAAAGCCTATGGCCATGCCCAATCCCCGGGCTACACCGGCCATTAAGTTGATTGCCAGCATTTTTCGGGTATTGTGCAGGTATTCCACATATTCGGCCAGCTTCATTTTTTCCATGGCAATGACGAGTTCGTCAACCTTGGCCTCTAATCGGTGTTTTGCTTCCTGCCCCGGCATATTTCTTTCCTCTTAGTTATTAGTTACTAGTTATTAGTTATTAGTTATTTTAAGATTATTTAAACTGGAAATTAAACGAAAAACTTTGTTTGTGCAAAAAATTACTTATACTATAAATAAAAGACTTAAGGTTTTATGCAGCCTTAAGTCTTCTTTCTTGTTGAGGAAACTACAGTTCAATTTCTATTAAGTTGCAGTAAAGGACACCATCAATCGTAATATTTCGGTAGTCGGAGAGCGGACTTCGGAAATCGAAGCCAGATAACGGCATTTTACCAGTTTCTTGGCTTGCAGATGATTTCATGAACTTTTGTTTCAAAGAAATTATTGGAGTGGGCGGGTGTGACCACAATGGCAGCATCAGCTCCTTCTGCCGTCCCTCCTACAGCTATAACCTCTTCCCCGTAAGGAATAAGTCCTGCATCCAGAGCCATGGAGGCTATCTCTATGCTTACTTTTACACCCTGTCCAAAAAGACGTAAGGTAAATCCCATAATCTCAGCAGGATAAATGCCGCCAAACTTGTTTTTTAAGGACCTGTCCACGCCCGCCAGTAAATGGGTAGTGGTAAGTATCTTGCAGCCGCCTTTCTCCAACATAGCCCTGTTCTCAGGGTCCATTTCATCTATACCCGGGCCGGCAAAGCCCACATGATGGGTAACACAGACCACATTTAACCCCTTGTCCAGGAATTTCAAGGCCGTTTCACCGCTGCAGGAAGCCACTACCACATGTTTAATTCCCAATTCTTTGGCTTTGGCCAGGACTAATTCCTCTGTTTTTGGGGTATTAATCTTACCTGCTTCAGGAAAGTACATTGGAACACCTCCGGAAACACTGTATTTTCTATCAGTTATTCAAGGCCAGAATAGGCGCAGGAATACGGCCGCCCCTTTTCACAAAGGTCTCAGCACTGTATTGATGGACAGGCATAATAGGACCCGTACCCAACAAGCCGCCAAATTCTACCCTTTCCCCAACTTTCTTACCGGGAACGGGAATAATACGCACGGCGGTAGTCTTCTTATTAATCATGCCGATGGCAGCTTCGTCAGCAATAATGGCCGCTATCGTTTCAGTTGAAGTGTCACCGGGTACGGCAATCATATCCAGGCCTACGGAACAGACACAGGTCATGGCCTCTAACTTATCCATACTTAAACTCCCTTCTTCCACGGCTCTAATCATTCCCGCATCTTCACTAACCGGGATAAAGGCCCCGCTCAAACCGCCTACATAAGAGGAAGCCATGGCCCCTCCTTTCTTTACGGCATCATTTAAGAGGGCTAAGGCAGCCGTAGTACCGTGGGTGCCTACTTTCTCCAGGCCCATAGCCTCAAGAATATCGGCCACACTGTCCCCAATAGCCGGAGTAGGTGCCAGGGATAAGTCTACAATACCAAAGGGAACCTTTAATCTCTTAGCAGCTTCCCGTCCCACCAGTTCTCCCATGCGTGTGACTTTAAATGCTGTATGTTTGATAATGGTAGCCAGACTGCCAAAATCCACGTTAGGATTCTGTCTTACTGCATTCAATACAACACCGGGTCCGCTTACTCCTACATTGATGACCGTTTCCGGCTCACCGATACCATGGAAGGCCCCGGCCATAAAGGGGTTGTCCTCCGGTACGTTGCAAAAGACCACAAGCTTGGCACATCCCAAAGCCCCCTGTTCTTTGGTCAGTTCTGCCGTCTCTTTGATAATCTGCCCCATACGATAGACGGCATCCATATTAATGCCGGCTTTGGTGGAAGCCACATTAACCGAGGAACAAACCCTTTCTGTTTCGGCTAGACTTTGGGCAATAGAATCACACAAATATTCATCACCCTTGGTAAAGCCTTTATGCACAAGAGCGGAAAAACCACCGATAAAATTGACCCCTACTTCCTGGGCTGCTTTGTCCATGGCTTTTGCCAAGACTGTATAATCCCCGCTCTCACAACCTTCTCCAACGATGGCAATAGGGGTAACTGAAATTCTTTTGTTGATGATAGGGATACCATACTCCCGGGAAATGGCTTCACCCACTTCCACCAGGTTTTCTGCTTTCCGGGTTATTTTATCGTATATTTTCCGGGCTACTACCTGAATATCGCTGTGGGTGCAATCTCGCAGGCTGATCCCCATGGTAATGGTACGTATATCTAAATTTTCCGCTTGAACCATACGGATTGTTTCCATAATTTCCGCCGGTGAAAAAGCAATTGGCATGATCCTACCTCCTAAATGCGGTGCATATATTTGAAGACATCCTCGTGCTGTGCGTTAATACTAACTCCGATTTCTTCCCCTTTATCTTTCAGTAATAATTGAAGTTCCTGGAGACTAACCTTACAGTGGGCAATATCCACCACCATGATCATGGTAAAGAAATCCTGGAGAATGGTTTGACTAATGTCCAAAATATTAACGCCCTGGGCGGCTAATATACCGGAAACCCCGGCAATAATACCCACTCTGTCCTGCCCTACCACTGTAACAATCACACGCTGTTGTTCAGGCTGTGGATGTTGTACCTTCCATTGATTCATAAACTTTAACCTCCTTGGTATAACCTAATATTAAGTTATTATAACAGCTTATCATTAATATTGCCCACTTTTTTTTCCATTTTATAAAAAAAATAATCGAGTAAGGTAAAGCCGAAGTAATTTGCTTCGGCTTTTATCCTTCTCATAGAACCGTACGTACGGGCCTCGTATACGGCTCCTGATAAATCTCAGTCACTATTACCTATAGTGATGCAAAATGCCGACATTGTATTTTGGAGTGATCTAACTAAACTGGACACACAGAACGGCGCTTTTCTCCTCTTTTCTTAGAATTACTCATTATTTCATAAAAAGGGGATTCTTTGTATTTTCACTTTTGCTTTGCCGGGGTAATAAGCATAATATTCTGAATATAATCTGGGTGATATCCATATATTTCCATTCATAGGGCCGACAGAGACCTATCCCAGCTTTTTACTAGTTTTTTCTTTGTGTAAGCTAGGCCGCCAGAGATTTTCTGTAATGCCTTTCAAACTCTATGAGAGACATATATCCCAAGGCACTGTGCAGTCGTTTTGCATTGTAGAATGTCTCAATATAGTCTATGATCATTAGCTTAGCCTCATCCCGTGTTCGGAAACGACGGCCATGGATAAGTTCTTTTTTTAGTGTGGCGAAGAAGGACTCCATACAAGCGTTGTCATAACAATCACCTTTGGCGCTCATGCTTTGCCATATGCCATTGGAAACAAGCTTATCCTGATAGGCATAGGCTGCATATTGGGATCCCCTGTCGGAGTGAAAGATAAGTCCTTGGGCAGGTTTTCCCTTCATAATCGCCTGTTCAATGGCATCAATGGTTAGCTGTTTTGTCATACGACTGTCCAGGGTCCAGCCGATAACCTTTTTGTGAAAGAGGTCTTCTACGGCTGCTAAATATAGCCTGCCTTCGTCTGTCGGAATATATGTAATATCGCCGACCCATTTCTGGTTAGGCCTCTCAGCATTAAAGTCTTTCTCTAAAAGGTTAGGGGCTACGGGGTAGCCATGGTTTGAGTTGGTAGTAGCCTTGTATTTTCTTTTCAGGCGGCTGATTAACCCGTTTTCTTTCATAAGTCGTGCTAAACGCCGGTTACTACATTTTATCCCTTTTCTTTTAAGCACTTTCTTTATTCTTCGATGACCATAGGTCTGTCTGGATTCTTGGAATATCTGTTTAATGATTTCTGTCAGTTCTTGGTCTTCCTGTCTCCGCATGGTTATAGGTCGGCTGAGCCAGTCATAGTAGGCGCTCCTGTGCATTTTCCTCCTCAAGATCCTTGATCTTTCTTTCTAAAGCCTTTCGTTCAGCATCATCACTCTTGAGATTACCTTTGGTTTGCTCCGCATAAACATTCCTCCAAAATGATATTTGGGCGTTAAGCCCTGTCATCATCTTGGGAGATTATGCAAAGTAAATCAATAAAAAATTCCGTAAACATCAGCATTTCAAAAGTTTACTTTGCATAACTACTTTCTTTGCATAAGGCGGATTATGCAAAGCTTTGCATAATCCGCCTTGCGGGCTCCCCAAGTCTGTTTCTTCCCATGCTCCGTCTTTCATTACTCCAACAGTCAGAAATTTCTTTATCAGTTTCAGGATGCTTCCGTCACTGATTTTACGGTTGACTCCTTCCAGGATTAGTTCATGGTCCAGCCGGTCAAAGCATTTGGATAGGTCCATGTCTACAACATGATTCAGTCCATATTTGTTTATGAACATCTCTGCCTTGGCTACTGCCTGGTGACAGGAGCGCCCAGGTCTATATCCATAGCTTGACGGGTGAAAGTCGGGTTCAAAGATTGGTTGTAGGATGTTTAGGAGGGCTTGTTGGACTATCCGGTCCCTGACTGTAGGTATACCTAGCGGGCGTTTACTGCCGTCCGCTTTGGGTATTTCTACCCGCAGTACCGGTTGGGGTTCGTAAATGCCGGTCTTGAGTTCGTGTTGAAGTTGGCTTAACCTTTCTTGCAGATTTTGGCCGAAGGCTTCCACGGTCTCCCCGTCTACTCCGGGGGCGCCATTGTTGGCTTTAACGGCTTTGTATGCTTTTTCCAGGTTGTCCATCCGGTATACTTTGTCTATTAGGCTATACCATTTCTTCAATCACTTCACCCCATTTCGCTATGCTTCCTCTGTAGTCCAGGATTTCGCGCCGG
This window harbors:
- a CDS encoding selenium metabolism-associated LysR family transcriptional regulator; its protein translation is MLDNGIKVFLTVVEKKSFSKAAKALFLTQPAVSFQIQMLEEYYGTRLFDRVNRTINLTAAGELLLKYANEMSILQAQLEREMQELTGKIRGKLIIGASTTIGEWVLPIIVGSFKKKHSDVELSLEIHNTEDIEHRLLEGELDIGFVEGPVHGKEIVKEKFIDDELVLVIPPGHPLSKKEEVSVSDFVNYPFILREKGSGTRVVMEKALDLAGYPHEKLDVIMEIGSTSAILEAVQKGLGISLVSKFAGKARKKAGFIDTVNIKDLKFHREFTLIYHRKKFRTQAVEEFLKYLRSEEVRQLLAE
- the pyrR gene encoding bifunctional pyr operon transcriptional regulator/uracil phosphoribosyltransferase PyrR, with the protein product MAMIEKAKILDANGMRRSLTRIAHEILEKNKGVEDLILVGIRRRGVPLAERLAQLIQDIEGTKVRVGKLDITLYRDDLTALGDQPVVHGTEIPWDIVGKRLVLVDDVLYTGRTVRAAMDAIVDLGRPQYIQLAVLIDRGHRELPIRADFVGKNVPTSRRELIHVKLTEIDGEDEVVIMENPE
- a CDS encoding RluA family pseudouridine synthase; protein product: MQEFKFTVNPEQQGTRLDVFLTEKIPEISRSQVQKLIEEGNITVNDIRQKSNYKLRIGNLIRALLPAPEPLKVEAEPIPLDVVYEDQDVIIINKPQGMVVHPANGNYRGTLVNALLFHCRDLSGINGVLRPGIVHRIDKDTSGLLVVAKNDKAHISLAKQIKEHTVKREYIALVHGVISEPGGIVDAPIGRDPKDRQKMAVVLKNSKEAITKYLVLERFRAYTLVECQLKTGRTHQIRVHMAYLGHPVVGDPKYGPRKAHLGFKGQALHAKTLGFHHPRSGKWLEFSVDVPKEFADILQELRSSIETT
- the lspA gene encoding signal peptidase II, with the translated sequence MYFWTTLVLTLVIDRFTKYLVTTQMLLGQTIPLIPNFLHITYVKNPGAAFGILAEKTWFFIVITILILAALFYLAYTEGKKSLFLALTLGLVAGGAIGNLIDRMQTGLVVDFIDFRGIWPFVFNMADSAIVVGMILLAYHVLKSDKI
- a CDS encoding nitroreductase family protein, yielding MTKDVMDAIRDRRSIRKFKPEPLPPATVSRILEAALWAPSAGNLQPWKFYAVYSQSKKEEIMKAALDQKVLAEAPLIVVVCADTSIARSRYGERGEKLYCLQDTAAAVQNMLLAATAFGVGSLWIGAFQEEVVKKILEIQGELRPVAIIALGYGEMEPNQPSRRSLAETVYVVE
- a CDS encoding DUF5665 domain-containing protein, whose protein sequence is MPGQEAKHRLEAKVDELVIAMEKMKLAEYVEYLHNTRKMLAINLMAGVARGLGMAIGFTILGAVVLYLLQKIVLLNLPLIGNFIAEIVEMVNEHMQTKP
- a CDS encoding pyruvate kinase alpha/beta domain-containing protein, which encodes MYFPEAGKINTPKTEELVLAKAKELGIKHVVVASCSGETALKFLDKGLNVVCVTHHVGFAGPGIDEMDPENRAMLEKGGCKILTTTHLLAGVDRSLKNKFGGIYPAEIMGFTLRLFGQGVKVSIEIASMALDAGLIPYGEEVIAVGGTAEGADAAIVVTPAHSNNFFETKVHEIICKPRNW
- a CDS encoding PFL family protein, which translates into the protein MPIAFSPAEIMETIRMVQAENLDIRTITMGISLRDCTHSDIQVVARKIYDKITRKAENLVEVGEAISREYGIPIINKRISVTPIAIVGEGCESGDYTVLAKAMDKAAQEVGVNFIGGFSALVHKGFTKGDEYLCDSIAQSLAETERVCSSVNVASTKAGINMDAVYRMGQIIKETAELTKEQGALGCAKLVVFCNVPEDNPFMAGAFHGIGEPETVINVGVSGPGVVLNAVRQNPNVDFGSLATIIKHTAFKVTRMGELVGREAAKRLKVPFGIVDLSLAPTPAIGDSVADILEAMGLEKVGTHGTTAALALLNDAVKKGGAMASSYVGGLSGAFIPVSEDAGMIRAVEEGSLSMDKLEAMTCVCSVGLDMIAVPGDTSTETIAAIIADEAAIGMINKKTTAVRIIPVPGKKVGERVEFGGLLGTGPIMPVHQYSAETFVKRGGRIPAPILALNN
- a CDS encoding ACT domain-containing protein, whose translation is MNQWKVQHPQPEQQRVIVTVVGQDRVGIIAGVSGILAAQGVNILDISQTILQDFFTMIMVVDIAHCKVSLQELQLLLKDKGEEIGVSINAQHEDVFKYMHRI
- a CDS encoding reverse transcriptase domain-containing protein, giving the protein MKKWYSLIDKVYRMDNLEKAYKAVKANNGAPGVDGETVEAFGQNLQERLSQLQHELKTGIYEPQPVLRVEIPKADGSKRPLGIPTVRDRIVQQALLNILQPIFEPDFHPSSYGYRPGRSCHQAVAKAEMFINKYGLNHVVDMDLSKCFDRLDHELILEGVNRKISDGSILKLIKKFLTVGVMKDGAWEETDLGSPQGGLCKALHNPPYAKKVVMQSKLLKC